A window of Phyllobacterium sp. T1293 contains these coding sequences:
- a CDS encoding replicative DNA helicase encodes MAEAARKFLEVRDSGDKLYREAPNNIEAEQALLGAILINNDAFYRVSDFLKAVHFYEPLHRKIFDVSSDMIRMGKMANPVTLKTFLPTDEKVGEMTVMQYLVRLVTEAVTVINAEDYGRAIYDLATRRALITIGEDMVNIAYDAPVDVMPQGQIEDAERRLFELAETGRYDGGFQTFTDAVKTAVDMANAAFMRDGHLSGVSTGIHSLDNRMGGLQPSDLIVLAGRPGMGKTSLATNIAFNIAAAYESEQLADGTIKAKNGGVVGFFSLEMSSEQLATRIISEQSEISSSKIRRGEINEAEFEKLVACSQHMQKVPLYIDQTGGISIAQLAARARRLKRQRGLDVLVIDYIQLMQGSSKKASENRVQEITEITTGLKALGKELNTPIIALSQLSRQVESREDKRPQLSDLRESGSIEQDADVVIFVYRDEYYIKNKEPKEGTEEHFKWQADLKEAIGKAEVIIAKQRHGPTGTVKLAFQAEFTRFTDLAEESHLPERFE; translated from the coding sequence ATGGCTGAGGCAGCACGCAAATTCCTTGAGGTACGCGACAGTGGAGATAAGCTCTACCGCGAAGCGCCGAACAATATCGAAGCCGAGCAGGCGCTGCTGGGTGCTATTCTCATCAACAATGATGCGTTTTACCGTGTTTCCGACTTCCTGAAGGCCGTGCATTTTTACGAGCCATTGCATCGGAAGATTTTCGATGTGTCCTCGGACATGATCCGCATGGGCAAGATGGCGAATCCCGTCACGCTGAAAACCTTCCTGCCGACGGACGAAAAAGTCGGCGAGATGACGGTGATGCAATATCTCGTCCGCCTTGTCACAGAAGCGGTTACGGTCATCAATGCCGAGGATTATGGCCGCGCCATCTATGATCTTGCCACGCGCCGCGCGCTGATCACCATTGGCGAGGATATGGTGAATATCGCCTATGACGCGCCTGTTGATGTAATGCCGCAGGGCCAGATCGAAGACGCTGAACGCCGGCTGTTCGAACTGGCAGAAACCGGCCGTTATGATGGTGGCTTCCAGACCTTTACCGATGCGGTGAAAACCGCCGTGGATATGGCCAATGCCGCCTTCATGCGCGATGGTCATCTTTCCGGCGTCTCTACCGGCATCCATTCACTTGATAATCGTATGGGCGGTCTGCAGCCATCGGATTTGATCGTGCTGGCAGGTCGTCCCGGTATGGGCAAGACGTCGCTTGCCACCAATATCGCCTTCAATATTGCTGCGGCTTACGAGTCCGAGCAGCTGGCGGATGGCACGATCAAGGCCAAGAATGGCGGCGTTGTCGGCTTCTTCTCCCTCGAAATGTCGTCGGAACAGCTGGCAACCCGTATTATTTCCGAGCAATCGGAAATCAGTTCATCGAAAATCCGCCGTGGTGAAATCAACGAGGCGGAATTTGAAAAGCTGGTCGCCTGCTCGCAGCATATGCAGAAAGTGCCGCTCTATATCGATCAGACGGGTGGTATATCCATTGCCCAGCTTGCCGCCCGTGCCCGGCGCCTCAAGCGCCAGCGCGGCCTTGACGTTCTGGTCATCGACTATATTCAGCTGATGCAGGGGTCTTCCAAGAAGGCTTCGGAAAACCGCGTACAGGAAATCACCGAAATCACCACGGGTTTGAAAGCGCTCGGCAAGGAACTCAACACACCGATCATTGCCCTGTCACAGCTCTCCCGTCAGGTGGAAAGCCGCGAAGACAAGCGTCCGCAGCTCTCCGACTTGCGTGAATCGGGATCAATCGAGCAGGACGCCGACGTGGTGATCTTCGTTTACCGCGATGAATACTACATCAAGAACAAGGAGCCGAAGGAAGGCACCGAAGAGCATTTCAAGTGGCAGGCAGACCTCAAGGAAGCCATCGGCAAGGCGGAAGTCATTATCGCCAAGCAGCGTCACGGCCCCACAGGCACGGTAAAGCTCGCTTTCCAGGCGGAATTCACCCGCTTCACGGATCTTGCAGAAGAATCACACCTGCCGGAGCGGTTTGAGTAG
- the alr gene encoding alanine racemase, which translates to MTSTQPHITTAGADPRLAGGRLTIDLDALVANWKLLAERSKPAQTSAVVKANAYGLGIEYVVPVLWDAGCRTFFVALVEEGLRVKAIAPEARVFVLNGLFAEARSFFETSGLIPVLGSHYEIDLWAHANASSGLNLPYALHVDTGMNRLGLTVAEAIDFATQAKDMPVLVMTHLATADEPRHLLTQRQIESFQQLRTAFAGIESSVSNSSGIFHPVGIGSDLSRPGIAMYGGEPLAGEPNPMRPVVTVEARVVQIRTGLKGETSGYGATALLERDTRIAICSTGYADGYLRSASGSGTPLRIAVRKGGEGFVAGHKVPVIGRVTMDMTSFDITDLPEDAVKPGDYIELFGHNILLDEAARAAGSIGFELLTGLGNRYHRRYLYSGKGD; encoded by the coding sequence TTGACCAGCACACAGCCCCACATCACCACCGCAGGCGCTGACCCTCGCCTTGCGGGCGGGCGGCTTACCATTGACCTTGATGCGCTTGTCGCAAACTGGAAGCTTCTCGCCGAAAGATCGAAGCCAGCCCAGACAAGTGCTGTCGTCAAGGCAAATGCCTATGGGCTTGGCATTGAGTATGTCGTGCCCGTGCTTTGGGACGCCGGATGCCGCACATTCTTTGTGGCGCTTGTTGAGGAAGGGTTGCGGGTTAAAGCAATTGCACCGGAAGCGCGGGTTTTTGTTCTCAATGGCCTGTTTGCCGAGGCCCGTTCTTTCTTTGAAACGTCGGGGCTTATTCCCGTTCTTGGCTCGCACTATGAAATCGACCTCTGGGCCCATGCCAATGCCAGCAGCGGATTGAATCTACCCTACGCACTGCATGTGGATACCGGCATGAACCGGCTGGGGCTGACCGTTGCAGAAGCAATTGACTTTGCCACCCAAGCCAAAGACATGCCTGTTCTGGTCATGACCCATCTGGCAACCGCCGATGAGCCGCGACATCTTCTCACCCAGCGGCAGATTGAGTCATTTCAACAGCTTCGCACTGCTTTTGCAGGCATTGAATCAAGCGTGTCCAATTCGTCAGGCATTTTCCACCCGGTTGGCATCGGTTCCGATCTGAGCCGACCTGGCATCGCCATGTATGGCGGCGAGCCGCTTGCGGGCGAACCCAATCCGATGCGCCCTGTTGTGACGGTCGAAGCGCGGGTTGTGCAAATCCGCACCGGCCTCAAAGGCGAGACATCAGGATATGGTGCAACGGCGCTGCTTGAGCGCGACACGCGCATTGCAATCTGCTCGACCGGCTATGCGGATGGTTATCTGCGCTCAGCCTCGGGCAGTGGCACACCGCTGCGCATTGCTGTACGCAAGGGTGGTGAGGGTTTTGTTGCCGGTCACAAAGTGCCCGTTATCGGGCGGGTGACGATGGACATGACATCCTTTGACATCACCGACCTGCCTGAAGATGCCGTCAAACCCGGCGACTATATCGAACTGTTTGGCCACAACATTCTGCTTGATGAGGCCGCGCGTGCCGCAGGCTCCATCGGCTTTGAACTGTTGACCGGGCTTGGAAACCGCTACCACCGTCGCTACCTCTATTCCGGAAAAGGCGATTGA
- the radA gene encoding DNA repair protein RadA produces the protein MAKARIQFICQNCGAVHTRWAGKCDACGEWNTLVEEGTAGGIGSGPGKLSGRKGRAVALTSLSGEIEDAPRIQSGIGELDRVTGGGFVRGSAILVGGDPGIGKSTLLTQAAAALARQGHKVIYVSGEEAVAQIRLRAQRLHAADTDVLLAAETNVEDILATISDSKRPDLIIIDSIQTLWTDAADSAPGTVTQVRAGAQAMIRFAKQTGAAVVLVGHVTKDGQIAGPRVVEHMVDAVLYFEGEGGHHYRILRTVKNRFGPTDEIGVFEMSDRGLREVANPSELFLGERNDKSPGAAVFAGMEGTRPVLVEIQALVAPSSLGTPRRAVVGWDGNRLSMILAVLEAHCGVRFGQHDVYLNVAGGYRISEPAADLAVASALVSSIAGIALPADCVYFGEVSLSGAVRPVAHAVQRLKEAEKLGFKQAVLPKGSNDVPKGRNAPLTETASLPDLVARIAASGPAHKPKNPV, from the coding sequence ATGGCCAAGGCAAGAATTCAATTCATCTGTCAGAACTGCGGAGCTGTACACACGCGCTGGGCTGGCAAATGCGATGCCTGCGGCGAGTGGAACACGCTTGTCGAGGAAGGCACCGCGGGCGGAATCGGCAGCGGACCCGGCAAATTGTCGGGCCGTAAGGGACGTGCGGTCGCCCTCACCTCTCTTTCAGGCGAGATCGAGGATGCGCCGCGCATCCAGTCCGGAATTGGCGAGCTTGACCGTGTAACCGGTGGCGGATTCGTGCGCGGCTCGGCCATTCTCGTGGGCGGTGATCCCGGTATCGGCAAATCAACCCTGCTCACCCAAGCCGCCGCAGCATTGGCGCGGCAGGGCCACAAGGTCATCTATGTGTCGGGTGAAGAGGCGGTGGCGCAGATCAGACTGCGGGCACAGCGTCTGCACGCCGCCGACACGGATGTGCTTCTGGCCGCCGAAACCAATGTCGAAGATATTCTCGCCACCATTTCCGATTCCAAGCGGCCTGACCTGATCATCATCGATTCGATCCAGACGCTATGGACCGACGCCGCCGATTCGGCACCCGGCACGGTCACGCAGGTGCGCGCCGGGGCGCAGGCGATGATCCGTTTTGCCAAACAGACCGGTGCCGCCGTTGTTCTGGTTGGCCATGTCACCAAAGATGGTCAGATTGCCGGACCGCGCGTGGTCGAGCATATGGTCGACGCGGTGCTTTATTTCGAAGGCGAAGGCGGCCACCATTACCGCATCCTGCGCACGGTCAAGAACCGTTTCGGACCGACTGATGAGATCGGCGTGTTTGAAATGTCCGATCGCGGCTTGCGCGAAGTTGCCAATCCGTCCGAGCTTTTTCTCGGCGAACGCAATGACAAATCGCCGGGAGCCGCGGTTTTTGCCGGGATGGAAGGCACACGCCCAGTACTGGTGGAAATTCAGGCGCTGGTCGCACCCTCATCGCTTGGCACGCCGCGCCGTGCGGTTGTTGGCTGGGACGGCAACCGCCTTTCGATGATTCTGGCGGTGCTCGAAGCCCATTGCGGTGTCAGGTTCGGCCAACACGATGTTTACCTCAATGTGGCGGGTGGATACCGGATTTCCGAGCCCGCAGCCGATCTTGCGGTTGCATCTGCACTGGTTTCATCCATTGCTGGTATTGCCCTTCCGGCCGATTGCGTCTATTTCGGCGAAGTCAGCTTGTCTGGCGCCGTTCGCCCGGTGGCGCATGCGGTGCAGCGGCTGAAGGAAGCAGAGAAGCTTGGGTTCAAGCAGGCAGTTCTTCCCAAGGGAAGCAACGACGTGCCAAAAGGACGCAACGCCCCTCTGACCGAGACGGCATCACTACCGGACCTTGTGGCCCGGATTGCGGCGTCGGGACCTGCGCATAAACCCAAAAATCCTGTTTGA
- a CDS encoding CvpA family protein, which produces MPITLLDGILLGITLVSAVLAMVRGFSREVLSVVSWAAAAAAAYLFYKPVVPFLAPYISNETIAQIAAAGIVFIVTLIIVSVITMKIADFIIDSRIGALDRTLGFLFGAARGVLLVVVAMLFFNWLVTENQPAWVSQAKSKPMIDSLGAKLMSLLPEDPEATILKRLKPGSATAPDATTAPEPKEDIPPEGTTPKP; this is translated from the coding sequence ATGCCTATTACGTTGCTTGACGGAATTCTTTTGGGCATCACTCTCGTTTCGGCGGTACTGGCCATGGTGCGCGGTTTTTCGCGCGAAGTGCTGTCCGTTGTCTCATGGGCAGCGGCTGCGGCTGCGGCCTATCTCTTTTACAAGCCCGTCGTGCCTTTCCTTGCGCCCTATATCAGCAATGAAACCATTGCCCAGATTGCAGCGGCCGGTATCGTCTTCATCGTTACGCTGATTATCGTCTCGGTTATCACCATGAAGATCGCCGATTTCATCATCGACAGCCGTATCGGCGCGCTGGATCGCACACTCGGTTTCCTCTTCGGCGCTGCCCGCGGTGTTCTGCTTGTGGTTGTTGCGATGCTGTTCTTCAATTGGCTCGTAACCGAGAACCAGCCTGCATGGGTTTCACAGGCAAAATCCAAGCCAATGATCGACTCACTCGGCGCAAAGCTGATGAGCCTGCTGCCTGAGGACCCGGAAGCAACCATTTTGAAGCGTTTGAAGCCCGGATCGGCGACGGCTCCGGACGCGACAACAGCGCCGGAACCCAAGGAAGATATCCCGCCTGAAGGCACAACACCCAAGCCTTAA
- the purF gene encoding amidophosphoribosyltransferase, whose amino-acid sequence MTDIFRDETPLMSLDDDTLHEECGVFGILGHPDAATLTALGLHALQHRGQEAAGIVSYDGKQFCSERRMGLVGDHYTNPATLAQLPGDRAIGHVRYSTTGDPALRNVQPLFAELEIGGIAIAHNGNFTNGLTMRRKLIADGAICQSNSDTEVVLHLIARSRSTTSSDRFIDAIRQMEGGYAMLALTRTKLIAARDPIGIRPLVMGDLDGKPIFASETCALDIIGAKFVRDIENGEVVVCEIQADGSISIEAFKPQNPKPERMCLFEYVYFARPDSVVGGRNVYTARKNMGVNLAKEAPLEADVVVPVPDGGTPAAIGFAQASGIPFELGIIRNHYVGRTFIEPTQSIRAFGVKLKHSANRAVIEGKRVVLVDDSIVRGTTSVKIVQMIRDAGAREVHIRVASPMIYHPDFYGIDTPDADKLLANQHATLASMCKYIGADSLEFLSIDGLYRAVSGAPRDASSPLFTDHYFTGDYPTRLVDRDGISNVRQFALLANNG is encoded by the coding sequence ATGACCGACATTTTTCGTGATGAGACCCCTCTCATGTCCCTTGACGACGACACACTGCATGAAGAGTGCGGTGTGTTTGGCATTTTGGGGCATCCGGATGCCGCAACGCTGACGGCGCTGGGGCTGCACGCCCTGCAGCATCGCGGGCAGGAAGCGGCAGGTATCGTCTCCTATGATGGCAAGCAGTTCTGCTCGGAACGCCGTATGGGCCTCGTCGGCGACCATTACACCAATCCTGCGACACTGGCTCAATTGCCGGGTGATCGGGCCATCGGCCATGTGCGTTATTCCACAACCGGCGATCCTGCGCTTCGCAATGTCCAGCCGCTGTTTGCGGAACTGGAAATCGGCGGTATTGCCATTGCCCATAACGGCAACTTCACCAACGGCCTGACGATGCGGCGCAAGCTCATCGCTGATGGTGCCATCTGCCAGTCCAATTCCGATACGGAAGTTGTCCTGCACCTCATCGCCCGCTCGCGCAGCACCACATCGTCAGACCGCTTCATTGATGCGATCCGCCAGATGGAAGGCGGCTATGCGATGCTCGCCCTCACCCGCACCAAGCTGATTGCAGCGCGTGACCCCATTGGCATCCGTCCACTCGTCATGGGTGATCTGGACGGCAAGCCAATCTTTGCCTCCGAAACCTGCGCGCTTGATATTATCGGCGCGAAGTTTGTCCGCGATATTGAAAACGGCGAAGTGGTTGTCTGCGAAATTCAGGCTGACGGTTCGATCAGCATTGAGGCCTTCAAGCCGCAAAATCCGAAGCCCGAGCGTATGTGCCTGTTCGAGTATGTCTATTTCGCCCGGCCTGACTCCGTGGTTGGTGGCCGCAATGTCTATACGGCGCGCAAGAATATGGGCGTTAATCTCGCCAAGGAAGCACCGCTGGAAGCCGATGTTGTGGTTCCGGTTCCCGATGGCGGCACCCCTGCTGCAATCGGCTTTGCGCAGGCGAGCGGCATTCCGTTCGAACTCGGCATCATCCGCAACCATTATGTCGGCCGTACCTTTATCGAACCCACCCAGTCGATCCGTGCTTTCGGCGTCAAGTTGAAGCATTCAGCCAATCGGGCAGTGATCGAAGGCAAGCGCGTTGTGCTGGTGGACGATTCCATCGTGCGCGGCACCACTTCGGTCAAGATCGTCCAGATGATCCGCGATGCGGGTGCGCGTGAAGTGCATATCCGTGTTGCCAGCCCGATGATCTATCATCCTGACTTCTACGGCATTGACACACCGGATGCGGACAAGCTGCTGGCAAACCAGCATGCGACGCTTGCCTCCATGTGCAAATATATTGGTGCAGACTCGCTCGAGTTTCTGTCGATTGACGGGCTTTACCGGGCGGTCAGCGGTGCGCCGCGCGACGCAAGTTCGCCGCTGTTCACCGATCATTACTTCACTGGTGATTATCCGACCCGGCTTGTTGACCGGGACGGTATCAGCAATGTGCGCCAGTTCGCGCTTCTCGCAAATAACGGCTAA
- a CDS encoding SDR family NAD(P)-dependent oxidoreductase, whose product MISDGSFRLDGKLALVTGASRGIGYFLSKELAARGAHVIAVARTVGGLEELDDEIVAAGGSATLVPLDLTDMPAIDRLGGSIYERWGKLDILVANAGVLGTISPIGHVEAKVFDKLMNINVSSVWRLIRTTDPLLKLSDAGRALLLSSGAAHSARAYWGPYAASKAAVEVMGRSWADEARQTKLRVNSVNPGATRTAMRAQAVPGEDPETLPTPAEVAAKIALILDPKIDDTGKLYDVRAGKLLGYNNPS is encoded by the coding sequence ATGATTTCTGACGGCAGTTTTCGGCTGGACGGCAAGCTTGCGCTTGTAACCGGCGCATCCCGCGGCATTGGCTATTTCCTTTCCAAAGAACTTGCAGCGCGCGGTGCGCATGTGATTGCCGTTGCCCGCACGGTGGGCGGGCTTGAAGAACTCGACGATGAAATCGTCGCCGCTGGCGGCTCGGCGACACTGGTTCCGCTTGATCTGACCGACATGCCCGCCATCGACCGGCTCGGCGGCTCCATCTATGAGCGCTGGGGCAAACTCGACATTCTGGTTGCCAATGCGGGTGTTCTCGGCACGATTTCTCCGATTGGCCATGTGGAAGCAAAAGTCTTCGACAAGCTGATGAATATCAATGTTTCCAGCGTCTGGCGGCTGATCCGCACCACAGACCCGCTGCTGAAGCTCTCTGACGCGGGCCGCGCACTTCTCCTGTCATCGGGCGCTGCACATTCGGCCCGCGCCTATTGGGGCCCCTATGCGGCTTCCAAGGCCGCTGTCGAGGTGATGGGCCGCAGCTGGGCCGATGAAGCCCGCCAGACAAAGCTGCGCGTCAACTCGGTCAACCCCGGCGCAACCCGTACCGCCATGCGCGCGCAAGCTGTTCCGGGCGAAGACCCCGAAACTTTGCCAACACCCGCCGAAGTTGCCGCCAAGATCGCCCTCATTCTCGATCCGAAGATTGATGATACGGGCAAGCTCTATGATGTGCGCGCCGGTAAGCTGCTGGGCTACAACAATCCGAGTTAG